TAGATTATATGGTGTACAACACGTTCACTATTGGCATGCTTCTAAGATGGATCCTTTGTACACCAGTGCAGTTTATTGTTGGTCAAAGGTTTTATGTGGGATCGTACCATGCTTTGAGACAGAGATATGCTAATATGGATGTTCTGGTTGCACTGGGAACCAATTATGCTTATGTCTATTCTCTGCATATAGTTATTAAAGCATTGACTTCTGAGGAATTTGAGGGACAAGATTTCTTTGAGACTAGTGCCAtgttaatattttttattctcCTAGGAAAATATTTGGATGTGGTGGCTATGGGGAGGACATCAGATGCATTGGCAAAACTGACAGACCTTGCCCCTGAGACAGCTTGTCTGCTTATATTGGACACTGATGGAAATGTTGTCTCAGAGATGGAAATCAACACTCAATTGATACAAAGGAATGATATTATTAAGATTTTTCCAGGAACAAAAGTTCCTGTTGATGGGGTTGTAGCCATGGGTCCTAACTTCAGGAAGCTTTCCGTTGATCACCTTGTTAGTGCCTATGTGAATACAAATACTCAGTTGATACTTTTGGACTATGAGGGGACTATGATGTTGGAATCTTCCGTGGACAAAACTCCTAGCAATGAAGCTATTACTGTGTCAAATGCTTTGTGCAGTGATCCCAAGAACGTTGTTTTTGTTAGCAGTGGTAGAGGGAAGGATTCTCTCAACAAATGGTCTTCTACATATGAAAAATTAGGAATTTCACGAGAGCATGGTTCCTTTAACAGGTGGACTAGGGATTTCCCATGGGAATCTTGCCCATTAATAATGGAATTTGATTGGAAAAAGATGGTAGAACCTGTGATGGAGCTTTACACTGAAACAACTGATGGCTCTTCTATAGAACAGAAGGAAGGCGCGCTTGAAGGTGATCTTACTAATGAGCCTGTCGTTGTTAAAACAGGTCAACACATAGTTGGAGTGAAGCCACAGGGTGTTAGCAAAGGCTTGGTAGTGGAAAACCTTATATCGACCATGCGAAGTAGAGGAAAGGCCCTAGAGAAACATCTTTTTGCAAAACCTAATTCTCTGATCCAAAGCTACTGTTGGTTTGTGCATGTAAGAGGGGAGATAGAAGACAAATGGCGTTGTTCAAAGAAGCACTGCCAAGAAATCCTACAGCAGGAGAAGGAAGATGCAATGTGGGAGTGGTATCATACATTGAAGGAGAAGTTTTCTCACCTTGTGGGCAAGGTGCTCTAAAGGGGAGGGTATTGCCATGTGCCAAACTTGAATAAGGGTGGAGGAAGATCAGCAGGGAGCTGGAAGAACGCTGAAGACAGCTGGCGAGCACTAGAGGGAATTAGGTGCACGTGCGAGTTTGGGCTGAGTCCTTGCGAGCTGAGATGTTGAAGTCGGGGCAAGGCACTGTGGGCCAAAGCCCATCTTATCTTTTATTACAAAGTCTTCTTTCATTATAAACTCTATCTTTTGCTTTACGTAAAGAAAAAGCCCATATGGGTATTCTAGAAGCAGGTTGTTGGAAGTTGTTAAGGGTATATAGtggctagtgggaatgagggagAGGTAGAAAATTGGGAATCaatttgttttctgtttttgtaGAGTGGCTCTCTCGAACTAGCCAACCTGTTCTTTCTTATTTCCATTTCCTTTGTATGCATTGCAGTATTAAATTCAGTTCATCTCTGTAATTTCATTCTCTTGCAAGTAATTCATTCAATCAAGGCATTATCACTCGCTTGAGTTCATTACAAATTGTTGAGTTCATTCCATTTCAAGTGGGTTCATTACAAATTATCGGGAATCAATTTCAACTGAGATAATGGAACAATAGATATGGAAGGGATATCCTGAAGACCTGTTCCATAATTCCTATTgccaccaatttttttttttttttaactaatagCAACAAACAACATCTCTGCTTAACAATCAGCAAGAGATAAAACAAAATTTCATCCAAACTTCAAAGAAAAACCAAACAAGACCAAGAAGCTGATGAATGGATTCACCCATGTAATTGGGTTCATGAAAGTATATCCACAAACTGTTGGAGGCTTGCAACACCCAAACTTATGATGGCAAATAATCATCACAAGCACCAGTTTCTTTAGGAGATCTTAAAGCGGCAGGAGCACGAAGGCCAAGAGAAACACCTCCACCTACACCTGCACTTTGGCAACGAGCATTTGATGCAAGAAGGGCAATTGCAAGAATTGTAGTTGCAAAGGTTTAATGGATTGCAGCTATAGAGTTTGCAGTCACAGCAAATTGGTCTTTCCAAATGAAGAGAACAACCCGCACAGCAACAAATCCATGAGGATTTGAAGCAAGACATCCCACAGAGCGAGCCACTTCTAGAAGCGACAAGCTTTACGGCtctcatgattttttttttttttttgggcattaAAGGATCTGGGTTTGGGACCACAAAATCAGCAACCTCTTTGCCGAGTATTGAAGCAGGTGGAAGGCTTTCAATGGATTTTAATTCCTCCTTGAGAAACCTAATCTCTTTTTCCAGCATCTGAATCTTGGCGAGTTCTCGGCACTTGTCGTACAAGTTGGGGAACTCTGGCGGCGACATAAGGAGGGGCGGCTGCAGTGATGGCACCATAGATGAGCAGCAGCCGGAAGCATACATTGAGATCCGTCGATGGTTGCCCAAAGCAAAAGCAGAGACGAAGAAATGGAAAATGTGATGGCTGATGATGGTActcaataaaaatgaaagtaAGAAACAAATAAGACTGGCAATTGCAGCCCAACAGAGAACGTACTCCCAAAAGAAGTAAATAAAATGGAGCAATAATGGAGGTGCTCTCATCGGAGGATTTGGACGCAGTGTAGGAATTCCAATCTGCCAGAAGAGACGACGAAGATCCCTTCATCTGCTGATCATCGCCGCCGGAGCCCTTGACGATCAGCAGGTACTTGCCGTCGATGTCCAGATCGGTGTTGAGCATCAGTAGCGGCGCGATGTCCATGTACTCGATTTCCATTCTGGAGTTCGATTCTTTGCACAGCTTCATCGCAACACGAATGAGACCTTGATTGAAGGAAGCTCTGCGAAGAGAATCACAGAGAGCCGCAGTGGAAAACGCTATAATAccatgttaaaataaataaaattgtattattctGGAATTAATTACCAAATGAATATACAGAGTATCAGTATTTATACTAAAGCATGCACATTTATATATTTCAAGAATTTGACCGGCTTCCTTTTTAATGATATTGTAGGTTGACTAATATTTGATTGTTGATTTCCTGCATATGATCCCTTTGTTGCTTCAACAAACGAAGGTTAAATGTTACCCAATGGGGTTATTAGGACCTTGTGAGCAACTAGAAAATTATaacaccagaaatttacgtggttcggtcaagattgacctacatccatggagca
The Malania oleifera isolate guangnan ecotype guangnan chromosome 13, ASM2987363v1, whole genome shotgun sequence DNA segment above includes these coding regions:
- the LOC131145788 gene encoding copper-transporting ATPase HMA4-like codes for the protein MIKSGVEGSGFQVDEFPELDIAVCRLEIKGMTCTNCAESAERALLMVDGVKKAVVGLALEEAKVHFDPNFTNTNHIIEAIEDAGFEADLISSGNDVNKVHLKLEGVSSLEEMNFVQSSLEFAEGVNQVEMDMEGSTVTVSYDLNLTGPRSLLHCIQEARHDTKKYNATLFNPPRRREREREHEIQIYRNQFFWSCLFLVPVFVFSMVLPMLHPYGNWLDYMVYNTFTIGMLLRWILCTPVQFIVGQRFYVGSYHALRQRYANMDVLVALGTNYAYVYSLHIVIKALTSEEFEGQDFFETSAMLIFFILLGKYLDVVAMGRTSDALAKLTDLAPETACLLILDTDGNVVSEMEINTQLIQRNDIIKIFPGTKVPVDGVVAMGPNFRKLSVDHLVSAYVNTNTQLILLDYEGTMMLESSVDKTPSNEAITVSNALCSDPKNVVFVSSGRGKDSLNKWSSTYEKLGISREHGSFNRWTRDFPWESCPLIMEFDWKKMVEPVMELYTETTDGSSIEQKEGALEGDLTNEPVVVKTGQHIVGVKPQGVSKGLVVENLISTMRSRGKALEKHLFAKPNSLIQSYCWFVHVRGEIEDKWRCSKKHCQEILQQEKEDAMWEWYHTLKEKFSHLVGKVL